From the Diospyros lotus cultivar Yz01 chromosome 13, ASM1463336v1, whole genome shotgun sequence genome, one window contains:
- the LOC127789110 gene encoding F-box/LRR-repeat protein 3, translated as MKKQKSSNEHVSSFNYFDLLSEEIVFSILDHLDDNPFDKKSFSLVCKSFHAIESRHRRTLKALRAEHLSRILNRYPFITHLDLSLCPRITDASLAVISSGCNKMLTSIDLSRSKFFTHVGLSILAINCSNLIEIDLSNATELRDPVAAAIAEAKNLEKLWLARCKSITDIGIGCIAVGCRKLRLLNLKWCSGVGDLGVGLIAVKCKEIRSLDLSYLPVTNKCLSLILKLQHLEDLILEGCFSIDDDSLAGLKQGCKSLKTLDMSSCQNVSHVGLSSLTSSAGCLQQLILAYGCPVTLSLADSLQMLSTLQSIKLDGCRVTCSGLKAIGNWCVSLREMSLSKCFGVTDNGLSSLVQKHRDLQKLDITCCRQITHVSIAHITNSCKSLKSLRMESCPLVPKEAFVLIGQHCHLLEELDLTDNEIDDAGLESISRCSNLSSLKLGICLDITDKGLAHIGMCCSKLTELDLYRSAGITDSGIMAIARGCRGLEMINTSYCEEITDVSLISLAECSKLNTLESRGCPLLTSIGLASIVVGCKQLSNIDIKKCYNVNDAGMIPLAHFSQNLRQINVSYSSVTDVGLLSLASISCLQSITILHLKGLTPGGLGAALLACGGLTKVKLHTSFKSLLPPALLEHLQARGCIFQWRDKAIQAELDPKTWKLQLDDIQ; from the exons ATGAAGAAGCAAAAATCCAGCAATGAACATGTTTCCAGCTTCAACTACTTCGATCTTCTCTCCGAAGAAATCGTTTTCTCAATCCTGGATCACCTCGACGACAACCCGTTTGATAAAAAGTCGTTCTCTCTCGTCTGCAAATCCTTCCACGCTATCGAGTCTCGGCATCGGAGGACCCTGAAAGCTCTCCGTGCCGAGCATTTAAGCAGGATTCTGAATCGCTACCCATTCATAACAcatctcgatctctctctttgTCCTCGAATAACCGACGCTTCGCTCGCGGTTATATCTTCAGGTTGCAACAAAATGTTGACGTCGATCGATCTCTCGAGGTCAAAATTCTTTACCCATGTGGGTCTGTCCATTTTGGCCATCAACTGCTCGAATTTGATTGAGATTGATCTGTCCAACGCGACGGAGCTGAGAGACCCGGTGGCGGCCGCTATTGCCGAGGCCAAGAATTTGGAGAAGTTGTGGCTGGCGAGATGCAAATCTATTACGGATATAGGGATTGGTTGTATAGCTGTTGGATGCAGGAAGTTGAGGTTGCTTAACCTGAAATGGTGTTCGGGTGTTGGTGATTTAGGGGTAGGATTGATTGCTGTAAAGTGCAAGGAAATTCGAAGTCTGGATCTCTCTTACTTGCCG GTCACAAATAAGTGCTTATCATTGATCTTGAAATTACAACACCTTGAAGATTTGATTCTGGAGGGGTGTTTTAGTATTGATGATGATAGCCTTGCGGGCCTCAAACAAGGGTGCAAGTCATTAAAG ACGCTTGATATGTCAAGTTGTCAGAATGTTAGTCATGTGGGGTTGTCTTCTCTGACAAGCAGTGCTGGATGTCTGCAACAACTTATATTAGCATATGGCTGTCCT GTCACTCTTTCTCTTGCCGATAGCTTGCAAATGTTATCCACATTGCAATCAATTAAATTAGATGGTTGTCGTGTTACTTGTTCTGGACTAAAGGCTATTGGAAATTGGTGTGTATCGCTGAGGGAGATGAGCTTAAGTAAATGCTTTGGAGTGACAGACAATGGCCTTTCCTCCCTGGTGCAAAAACACAGAGACTTGCAAAAGCTTGATATCACATGTTGCCGCCAAATAACTCATGTTTCAATTGCCCATATTACAAATTCGTGCAAGTCCCTTAAGTCCCTTAGAATGGAGTCGTGTCCTCTGGTACCGAAAGAAGCTTTTGTTTTGATTGGACAGCATTGCCATTTGCTTGAGGAGCTTGACCTTACAGATAATGAAATTGATGATGCag GTCTGGAGTCCATCTCAAGATGTTCCAACCTCTCGAGCTTGAAACTAGGAATTTGCCTTGACATAACCGACAAAGGCCTTGCCCATATTGGCATGTGCTGCTCAAAACTCACAGAGCTTGATTTGTACAG GTCAGCAGGAATAACAGACTCTGGCATCATGGCAATTGCTCGTGGATGCCGTGGACTTGAGATGATTAATACATCGTATTGTGAAGAGATTACTGATGTTTCATTGATATCATTGGCAGAGTGTTCAAAGTTGAACACTCTTGAAAGTCGAGGATGTCCCCTTCTTACATCTATTGGTCTAGCATCTATCGTTGTGGGATGTAAGCAACTCTCAAACATAGACATAAAGAAATGCTACAACGTTAATGATGCTGGAATGATTCCACTTGCTCACTTCTCTCAAAATCTCCGACAG ATAAATGTGTCATATAGCTCAGTCACGGATGTGGGGCTGTTGTCGCTGGCCAGCATCAGCTGCTTACAGAGCATCACTATCTTGCACTTAAAGGGTCTGACTCCAGGCGGACTAGGAGCTGCACTATTGGCGTGTGGAGGGCTTACAAAAGTGAAGCTTCATACATCTTTCAAGTCATTGTTGCCACCGGCTCTTTTAGAACACTTGCAAGCCCGCGGCTGTATTTTCCAGTGGAGAGATAAAGCGATTCAG GCTGAATTGGACCCCAAGACCTGGAAGCTACAGTTGGACGATATACAATGA